In a genomic window of Coffea eugenioides isolate CCC68of unplaced genomic scaffold, Ceug_1.0 ScVebR1_1968;HRSCAF=2911, whole genome shotgun sequence:
- the LOC113756094 gene encoding uncharacterized protein LOC113756094, whose product MVEFVADNPNIFEELGRYFKRQGKEKAESSKRRPTKSPEVPSGEDSDEGHLSRSTSRRASSKATSKIASIFRAFSRGLLRKRADDPPRRPGGLVAEYLRAPPFTDDINGEMVPPNFKLPALRSYDGRGDPEVHLRAFLSAFRLYCVPDAVICRAFPIFLQGTARKWFWGLEPRSISSLDELIDRFIHRFVSSRPITNTSAYLLNLQQAPSESLRSYLQRFDEENVQIPDQNEQVTIAAFTNGLIAGIFNTEIHRDYPRTLRELWDRVDQGIRNEDLNRMKREAQATRTGQDSRRKKDAGRAEQGPSGSSSQFRDRRSVFDRIVKGRSSTSDVELTPLNSIRTHVLAVMRQNHLGRTPPEIPGRRDKRNSNLYCAYHRDVGHETEDCNDLKREIENLIRQGYLKQFVRKNGGFNRSVSHRENRGPRREDRRDTNMHCRGPEDRREDKQPPRDGSPGYGPNIAGVINTIAGGPTGGDSQNSRKRTYRQAGMEVAEPSSRLSEVITYGPTDPVPAASSNHEALVIEVLTNNYTVKKVYVDPESSVDVLYYRTFESLKLTREQLTPVRTLLVGFGGHVVHPEGMVSLMVTVGRHPRCRTIPVNFAVVKADSPYNMLIGRPTLNALRAVYSTYHLSFKFPTPAGVAEVSSDVSTARECYLATIQAAVTPRTASKAEEKRPAVLSKDCIDPQKAGKPGRLEPGDEVEQVVLNEARPDQVVQVGAGLPSPLKEEMICLIKDHRDVFAWSADEVVGVPPELMVHQFNVNPQARPVKQKRRHFGPERSKAISDEVDKLLPAKMIHEVQYPTWLSNPVMVKNDTSGRRMCVDFTDLNKACPKDCYPLPRIDALLDSAMGHEILCFLDAFKGYHQIGMSEEDQEKTAFYTDKGVYCYTTMPFGLKNARATYQRLINRLFKDQIGRNVEAYVDDILVKSLTTSAILSDVREVFGVLRDSRMKLNPKKCVFGVTSGKFLGYLVSHRGIEANPDKVKAIQDMSPPRNLREVQRLNGRLAALNRFLSQSAEKALPFFKVLKKTDQFAWTEECQVAFDKLKQYLHHLPTLASPRPEEKLYLYLSAADEAVSAVLIRDEGTQVPVYYPLRQILVRPEASGRLTKWAVKLGEYDLSYEPRTAIKAQALADFLAELTFTEGRESTPALAEVSTQHLWTLYVDGSSNGYGSGAGLLLEGPQGEVCSCALRFDFPATNNESEYEALITGLQLVRKLGAQRIHVRSDSQLVVCQVLGEYEAKDETMQRYLSKVHQLIVYFESFEIQRIPHSQNRRADALSRLASTSFSDLNKTVLVEMLSEPGYMEEVACPVNTGETWMSPFILFLGQGVLPEDRAEARKIQRKSTRYALRDGELYKRSCLGPWLRCVTPEAGRQVLHEIHEGLCGAHVGHRMLARKTLLLGYFWPSVRQDAQNLILSCPSCQVHAPELHQLSNFMVPITSPWPFEQWGTDIIGPFPKAVGSYTFLVTAVDYFTKWVEAEPLRNITGLAVQKFFWKCIVCRFGIPQIIISDNGRQFAENPFKAWCQNLGIKQHFTSVGHPQANGQAENFNRTLLHGLKTRLHRAGSSWVEELPSVLWSYRTTPRSSTQETPFSLTYGAEAVIPAEILTPSPRLTAYVAEENGEERQLDLDLIDEKRDLASARIASYKNTLTHYNNTRVKHRQFLPGDLVLRKNSVSRAEPQGKLGPKWEGPYRVVEYNLNGYCKLSYRDGSLVPRTWHVENLRLYYV is encoded by the exons ATGGTCGAGTTCGTGGCTGATAACCCGAACATTTTCGAAGAACTAGGGAGGTACTTCAAGAggcagggaaaagaaaaagctgaATCCTCCAAGAGGAGACCGACGAAGTCCCCTGAAGTACCTTCCGGCGAAGACTCCGATGAGGGGCACCTCTCTCGGAGCACTTCCAGGCGCGCCTCTTCCAAGGCGACATCTAAAATTGCTTCCATTTTCCGGGCGTTTTCCCGGGGTCTTCTGAGAAAACGAGCCGATGACCCACCTCGGCGTCCCGGAGGCTTAGTAGCCGAGTATCTGAGGGCTCCGCCCTTCACGGATGACATCAATGGGGAGATGGTCCCCCCAAATTTCAAACTTCCCGCACTCCGTTCCTACGATGGCCGAGGTGACCCTGAGGTTCACCTCCGCGCCTTCCTCTCTGCCTTTCGGCTCTACTGCGTCCCTGACGCAGTAATTTGCCGAGCTTTCCCCATCTTCCTGCAGGGGACGGCCCGAAAGTGGTTCTGGGGCTTAGAACCGAGGAGCATTTCCTCGTTAGACGAGCTGATAGATCGGTTCATCCACCGCTTTGTGTCGTCTCGCCCAATTACGAATACTTCAGCTTACCTCTTGAACCTGCAGCAGGCTCCCAGCGAGTCACTGCGCTCATACCTGCAGAGGTTCGATGAGGAGAATGTACAGATACCTGATCAGAATGAGCAGGTAACCATAGCTGCCTTCACCAACGGGCTGATCGCGGGAATCTTCAATACCGAGATACACCGGGATTACCCCCGCACACTTCGGGAACTCTGGGATCGAGTAGATCAGGGAATCCGAAATGAAGATCTAAACCGCATGAAGCGGGAGGCTCAAGCCACTCGTACCGGGCAAGATTCCCGGAGGAAAAAGGATGCCGGCCGGGCTGAACAAGGCCCCAGCGGGTCGTCGAGTCAGTTCCGAGACCGCCGAAGTGTCTTTGATCGGATCGTCAAAGGCAGGTCGTCCACCTCGGACGTCGAGCTTACACCTCTCAACTCCATCCGGACTCATGTCCTGGCTGTGATGAGGCAGAATCACCTCGGCCGAACTCCTCCTGAGATTCCGGGGAGGAGAGATAAGAGGAACTCAAACCTCTACTGTGCCTACCACCGGGATGTTGGGCACGAGACTGAAGACTGCAATGATCTGAAGCGGGAGATCGAGAATTTGATCCGGCAGGGATACCTGAAGCAATTCGTCCGCAAGAATGGAGGCTTCAACCGAAGCGTCTCCCACCGGGAGAACCGGGGCCCCCGCCGAGAGGACAGGCGGGACACGAACATGCATTGCCGAGGTCCCGAGGATCGTAGGGAGGACAAGCAGCCTCCACGCGATGGATCACCGGGCTACGGCCCCAACATCGCCGGGGTGATCAACACAATCGCGGGAGGACCAACGGGAGGAGACAGCCAGAACTCCCGGAAGCGGACCTACCGCCAGGCCGGGATGGAGGTGGCCGAGCCGAGCTCTCGGCTGTCTGAAGTCATCACTTATGGTCCCACTGACCCAGTTCCTGCGGCCTCCAGCAATCACGAAGCTCTCGTGATCGAGGTTCTCACCAACAACTACACAGTCAAAAAGGTCTATGTTGACCCCGAAAGCTCGGTAGACGTCTTGTACTACCGAACTTTcgaaagtttgaaactgaccaGGGAACAACTCACTCCTGTCAGAACTCTCCTCGTCGGATTCGGGGGACACGTAGTCCACCCGGAGGGTATGGTGTCCCTGATGGTGACTGTCGGGCGTCATCCCCGCTGCCGGACTATACCCGTCAACTTCGCGGTGGTCAAGGCAGATTCTCCCTATAATATGTTGATAGGTCGACCCACGCTCAACGCCTTGAGAGCTGTGTACTCTACCTACCACCTGAGTTTCAAATTCCCGACACCAgcgggggtggccgaggtgagcagCGACGTGAGCACTGCCCGCGAATGCTACCTCGCCACCATTCAGGCCGCTGTCACTCCCCGGACTGCATCAAAGGCCGAAGAGAAGAGGCCAGCTGTTCTCTCCAAAGACTGCATTGATCCTCAGAAAGCGGGAAAGCCCGGCAGGCTGGAACCCGGGGATGAGGTGGAGCAGGTGGTCCTGAATGAGGCAAGACCGGACCAAGTGGTCCAGGTAGGGGCCGGACTCCCCTCGCCTCTAAAGGAAGAAATGATTTGCCTTATAAAGGACCACCGAGACGTCTTCGCTTGGTCCGCTGATGAGGTGGTTGGAGTGCCACCTGAGCTCATGGTTCACCAGTTCAACGTTAATCCGCAGGCCCGTCCTGTGAAACAAAAGCGCAGGCACTTCGGCCCAGAACGCAGCAAGGCCATATCCGATGAGGTCGACAAGCTCTTACCCGCTAAAATGATTCATGAAGTCCAATACCCCACCTGGCTGTCCAACCCAGTCATGGTCAAAAATGACACCAGTGGTAGGAGGATGTGTGTGGACTTCACAGACCTCAATAAGgcctgccccaaagattgctatcCTCTGCCAAGGATAGACGCCCTACTCGATTCGGCGATGGGACATGAGATCCTCTGCTTCCTGGATGCCTTCAAAGGGTATCATCAAATAGGAATGAGTGAGGAGGACCAAGAGAAAACGGCATTCTACACCGACAAAGGTGTCTACTGCTATACCACCATGCCGTTCGGGCTAAAAAACGCCAGGGCGACCTATCAAAGGTTGATCAACCGCCTCTTCAAGGATCAGATCGGCCGAAATGTGGAAGCCTATGTGGACGATATCCTTGTCAAAAGCTTAACCACTTCGGCCATCTTATCAGATGTAAGGGAGGTCTTCGGCGTCCTGCGGGACTCAAGGATGAAGTTAAATCCCAAGAAGTGTGTCTTCGGTGTCACCTCAGGAAAATTTTTGGGGTATCTGGTTTCCCACCGGGGAATCGAAGCTAACCCAGACAAGGTCAAGGCCATCCAGGACATGTCCCCACCTCGGAACCTCCGAGAAGTCCAGCGATTGAACGGACGTCTGGCTGCACTGAACCGCTTCCTATCCCAATCCGCAGAAAAAGCTTTGCCCTTTTTCAAGGTGCTTAAGAAGACCGATCAATTTGCCTGGACTGAGGAGTGCCAGGTTGCCTTCGACAAGTTGAAGCAGTACCTGCACCACCTACCCACCCTCGCTTCACCTCGGCCCGAGGAGAAGCTGTACCTCTACCTCTCCGCAGCGGACGAGGCTGTCAGCGCTGTGCTCATCCGGGATGAGGGCACTCAAGTGCCAGTCTATTAT CCGCTCCGACAGATACTGGTGCGGCCCGAGGCCTCCGGGCGCCTCACTAAGTGGGCCGTCAAGTTAGGTGAGTACGACCTGTCGTATGAGCCGCGCACCGCCATAAAAGCTCAAGCCTTAGCCGATTTCTTGGCCGAGCTCACCTTCACGGAAGGTCGAGAGTCCACTCCTGCCCTAGCCGAAGTGTCCACCCAGCACCTGTGGACGTTATACGTGGACGGATCTTCCAACGGGTATGGCAGTGGAGCAGGACTGCTCCTGGAGGGCCCCCAGGGAGAAGTGTGCTCGTGTGCCCTCCGCTTTGACTTCCCGGCCACCAACAATGAATCCGAATATGAGGCCTTAATCACGGGACTCCAGCTAGTCCGCAAGCTCGGTGCACAGCGGATCCACGTCCGCAGCGACTCCCAACTCGTAGTATGCCAAGTCCTTGGTGAGTATGAGGCCAAGGATGAAACCATGCAACGGTATCTATCCAAAGTCCACCAACTCATCGTGTATTTCGAgtctttcgaaatccaaagaaTCCCCCACTCCCAGAATAGGCGGGCCGACGCCTTATCCCGGTTGGCTTCCACCTCATTTTCTGACCTCAACAAGACCGTTTTGGTGGAAATGTTGAGCGAGCCGGGATACATGGAGGAGGTGGCCTGCCCTGTGAACACGGGAGAAACATGGATGAGCCCGTTCATCCTTTTCTTAGGGCAGGGAGTCCTCCCCGAGGACCGAGCCGAGGCGAGAAAGATACAACGCAAATCTACTCGGTACGCGCTCCGCGATGGAGAACTGTATAAACGCTCATGCCTTGGCCCATGGCTGAGGTGCGTTACACCCGAGGCAGGACGTCAGGTCCTCCATGAGATACACGAAGGCCTATGTGGGGCTCACGTCGGCCACAGGATGTTAGCCAGGAAGACCTTACTCCTTGGGTATTTCTGGCCTTCCGTTCGACAAGATGCCCAAAATCTTATTCTCAGTTGCCCATCCTGCCAAGTCCATGCCCCTGAGCTTCACCAACTCTCAAATTTCATGGTTCCAATCACTTCACCCTGGCCCTTTGAGCAATGGGGGACAGACATCATCGGTCCTTTCCCTAAAGCGGTCGGGAGTTATACCTTCCTGGTAACCGCTGTGGATTATTTCACAAAGTGGGTTGAGGCCGAGCCTCTAAGGAACATCACGGGGCTGGCcgttcaaaaattcttttggaaatgcATTGTCTGCCGCTTCGGCATACCTCAGATCATCATTTCGGACAATGGGAGACAGTTTGCCGAGAACCCCTTCAAGGCTTGGTGCCAGAACCTCGGCATCAAACAACATTTCACTTCGGTAGGCCACCCTCAGGCCAATGGTCAGGCAGAAAATTTCAACCGAACTCTCTTGCATGGCCTCAAGACCCGACTACACCGAGCTGGATCATCTTGGGTGGAGGAACTCCCCAGTGTTCTGTGGTCGTATCGGACCACGCCGAGGTCATCCACGCAAGAGACCCCCTTCTCCTTGACCTATGGAGCCGAGGCTGTCATCCCTGCTGAGATCCTTACACCCAGTCCTCGGCTGACAGCCTATGTAGCCGAGGAGAACGGAGAAGAGAGACAGTTAGATCTCGACCTCATCGACGAGAAGAGAGACCTTGCCTCAGCTCGGATAGCTTCCTACAAGAACACCCTAACCCACTACAACAACACCCGCGTCAAGCATCGGCAATTCCTGCCAGGAGACTTGGTGCTTAGAAAAAACTCGGTCAGCCGAGCTGAGCCCCAAGGGAAACTGGGCCCGAAATGGGAAGGTCCATACCGAGTTGTGGAGTATAATCTTAATGGGTATTGTAAATTGAGTTACCGAGATGGCTCTCTAGTGCCGAGGACTTGGCACGTCGAGAACCTCAGACTGTattatgtttga